Proteins co-encoded in one Verrucomicrobiota bacterium genomic window:
- a CDS encoding DUF4976 domain-containing protein, which yields MQAAPRPNILFLFSDDHRADALGWAGNRRIHTPHLDQLARQGVVFRRNYIMGSDNGAVCVPSRAMMLSGKSWFRVHSPTLRDARLWPEMLRELGYETFGTGKWHNGEESWLRSFSRGKSVMIGGMADHTKTPLRDLESNGKFSAVRVGQGYSSELFAEAAVEFLRGRDERKPFLCYVAFTAPHDPRQAPDEYMRRYAAKRPPVPPNFLPQLPFDNGMMRNLRDENLAAWPRRESVIRDQLAEYYAMITHLDAQIGRVLGTLRALKLEDSTLVVFAGDNGLALGSHGLLGKQSVYEHSMRVPLVISGPGLPRGRTCDAFTYLLDWFPTLCELLDERPPPGLEGFSLRPLWERRATSIRDSVFLPFQKIQRAVRDDRWKLIAYPQIGHLELFDLRKDPWEKRNLARDPRHRQQVDRLFDRMERWQRVVGDTVTLSREPRDPAPVDLTGQPRQPDPWQPKWIVEKYF from the coding sequence ATGCAAGCGGCGCCCCGGCCGAACATTTTGTTTCTTTTCTCCGACGATCATCGTGCGGACGCGCTTGGATGGGCCGGCAATCGTCGGATCCATACTCCCCATCTCGATCAATTGGCACGCCAGGGCGTGGTTTTTCGCCGGAACTACATCATGGGTTCCGACAATGGTGCGGTGTGCGTGCCCAGCCGGGCGATGATGTTGAGCGGAAAAAGTTGGTTTCGGGTTCACTCGCCTACGCTGCGCGACGCCCGGCTCTGGCCTGAGATGCTGCGCGAACTGGGTTACGAGACGTTTGGAACGGGGAAATGGCACAACGGGGAGGAATCGTGGCTGCGATCGTTTTCCCGGGGCAAGAGCGTGATGATCGGAGGCATGGCCGATCACACCAAGACGCCCCTCCGGGATCTGGAATCGAACGGGAAGTTCAGCGCCGTTCGCGTGGGGCAGGGGTATTCGAGCGAGCTTTTTGCCGAGGCTGCAGTGGAGTTTCTGCGGGGGCGGGACGAGAGAAAACCCTTTCTTTGTTATGTCGCGTTCACCGCTCCCCACGACCCGCGGCAGGCGCCAGACGAATACATGCGGAGATATGCCGCGAAACGCCCGCCCGTGCCGCCCAATTTTCTTCCGCAGCTTCCGTTTGACAACGGGATGATGCGGAATTTGCGGGATGAAAACCTGGCGGCCTGGCCTCGTCGCGAATCCGTGATTCGCGACCAACTCGCCGAGTACTACGCCATGATCACGCACCTCGACGCGCAAATCGGGCGCGTCCTTGGCACCTTGCGGGCACTCAAGCTCGAGGATTCAACGCTGGTTGTTTTCGCCGGTGACAACGGCTTGGCGCTGGGAAGTCATGGACTCTTGGGAAAACAGAGCGTGTACGAGCACAGCATGCGGGTGCCCCTGGTTATTTCCGGTCCGGGATTGCCGCGGGGCCGGACCTGCGATGCTTTCACCTACCTGTTGGATTGGTTTCCCACCCTTTGTGAATTGCTCGATGAGAGGCCTCCGCCGGGATTGGAGGGTTTCAGTTTGCGACCTCTCTGGGAACGACGGGCAACCTCGATTCGAGACTCTGTGTTCCTTCCCTTTCAAAAAATTCAACGCGCCGTGCGCGATGATCGATGGAAATTGATCGCCTATCCTCAAATTGGACACTTGGAGTTGTTCGATCTCCGGAAGGACCCTTGGGAAAAGCGAAATCTGGCGCGTGATCCGCGTCATCGCCAGCAGGTGGACCGCCTGTTTGACCGGATGGAGCGATGGCAGCGAGTGGTCGGGGACACCGTCACTCTGTCTCGCGAGCCACGCGATCCTGCTCCAGTCGATTTGACCGGCCAGCCTCGCCAGCCCGATCCATGGCAGCCGAAGTGGATTGTCGAAAAATACTTTTGA
- the hflK gene encoding FtsH protease activity modulator HflK: protein MPWTLGPSAGWIVLAFWAVILVVLLSTGFYTVPADSVGVVQRFGKFLRIDEPGLRFKVPFGVDTVTKVAVRRQMKMEFGFGSPGATNPYQYSDDPEIEKAMVTGDLNEALVEWIVQYRINDPRQYLFSIRDPDETLRAISEAVMREIVGDRTVDEVITVGRQEIESEARVILHRLSIQYQLGMSIDLVQLKNVNPPRQVQASFDEVNQAQQEKQRMINVANGEYNKVVPRAKGDAERLIAEAQGYALKRVNEAEGDAFLFSAVYEQYRKAPEVTRQRVFLETVSEILPRIGRKIVVDDKSQQVLPLLQLHTDR, encoded by the coding sequence ATGCCCTGGACGCTGGGGCCATCCGCCGGGTGGATCGTGCTCGCGTTTTGGGCGGTGATTTTGGTGGTGCTCTTAAGCACGGGATTCTACACCGTTCCGGCGGACTCGGTGGGTGTGGTGCAGCGGTTCGGAAAGTTTTTGCGCATCGACGAGCCAGGATTGCGTTTCAAGGTGCCGTTTGGCGTGGATACGGTCACTAAAGTGGCGGTGCGCCGGCAGATGAAGATGGAGTTCGGCTTCGGTTCTCCTGGCGCCACCAATCCCTATCAGTACAGCGATGATCCTGAAATCGAGAAAGCCATGGTGACCGGTGATTTGAACGAGGCCTTGGTGGAATGGATCGTGCAGTATCGCATTAACGATCCGCGGCAGTATTTGTTTTCGATTCGCGATCCTGACGAGACCTTGCGCGCGATTTCTGAGGCGGTGATGAGGGAAATCGTCGGAGATCGCACCGTGGACGAGGTGATTACGGTGGGACGGCAGGAGATTGAATCGGAGGCCAGGGTCATCCTGCATCGGTTGTCGATTCAGTACCAACTGGGCATGAGCATCGATCTCGTGCAGTTGAAGAATGTCAATCCCCCCCGGCAGGTTCAGGCGTCCTTTGACGAGGTCAATCAAGCTCAGCAAGAGAAGCAGCGCATGATCAACGTCGCGAACGGCGAGTACAACAAGGTGGTGCCCCGAGCCAAGGGCGACGCTGAGCGACTCATTGCCGAGGCCCAGGGGTATGCCCTCAAGCGGGTGAATGAGGCGGAAGGGGATGCATTCCTCTTTTCCGCCGTGTATGAGCAATACCGGAAGGCGCCGGAAGTGACACGCCAGCGGGTGTTTCTCGAGACGGTGAGCGAAATACTGCCACGAATTGGCAGGAAGATCGTGGTCGATGACAAGAGCCAGCAGGTGCTGCCCCTGCTGCAACTTCATACCGACCGTTGA
- the hflC gene encoding protease modulator HflC: MNPISPFKSLAVVVSGLVAVVLANLCFYIVGEQEQVILTQFGKTVGQPVTEAGFHAKLPLIQTVHRIDKRFLEWDGRAAEMPTRDKLYVVVDTFARWRITDPLKYFTRLRDERSAHSRLDDIIGSEVRNAVAKHDLIEIVRTTKGRKPAVESSGDSGQDAGDRWVPIRRGRTEIETEVVKASAPKLHDFGIELVDVRFMRINYNAKVSAKIHERMISERQQIASRFRSEGEGEAAKIIGTKEREMRRIESESYREVQKIRGEADAKATEIYAKAYGQGSESAEFYRFLRTMDTYRRTLSNDTTLILSTDSDLYRYLKHSTPDPKPVESPRAQP, from the coding sequence ATGAATCCGATCTCCCCCTTTAAATCTCTGGCGGTCGTGGTGTCGGGCTTGGTCGCGGTCGTCCTGGCGAACCTCTGTTTCTATATTGTCGGAGAACAGGAGCAGGTGATCCTCACCCAGTTTGGAAAGACGGTGGGGCAGCCGGTGACCGAAGCGGGCTTCCACGCCAAGCTTCCTCTCATCCAAACGGTGCATCGCATCGACAAACGATTTCTCGAGTGGGACGGCCGCGCGGCGGAGATGCCCACGCGGGACAAGCTTTATGTGGTGGTGGACACCTTTGCGCGCTGGCGGATCACGGACCCGCTGAAGTACTTCACTCGGCTGCGTGATGAGCGAAGTGCACATTCGCGACTGGATGACATTATCGGGAGCGAAGTCCGCAACGCCGTGGCCAAGCATGATCTCATCGAGATCGTTCGTACCACCAAGGGCCGAAAGCCGGCGGTGGAGAGTTCGGGGGATTCGGGCCAGGATGCCGGGGATCGATGGGTGCCGATCCGGCGGGGGCGGACCGAAATCGAGACCGAAGTTGTCAAGGCTTCCGCGCCGAAGCTCCATGATTTTGGAATTGAGTTGGTGGACGTTCGTTTCATGCGCATCAATTACAATGCCAAGGTGAGCGCGAAGATCCATGAACGAATGATCAGCGAACGGCAGCAGATCGCCTCTCGCTTTCGGTCCGAAGGGGAAGGGGAAGCCGCCAAGATCATTGGAACGAAGGAACGCGAGATGCGACGCATCGAGTCCGAATCCTATCGCGAGGTGCAGAAAATCCGGGGCGAAGCCGACGCCAAAGCCACGGAGATCTATGCCAAGGCTTACGGACAAGGTTCGGAATCCGCCGAATTCTACCGGTTTCTTCGCACCATGGACACTTACCGCCGGACCCTCAGCAACGACACCACATTGATTCTCTCCACCGATAGCGATTTATATCGGTATTTGAAGCATTCAACCCCGGACCCGAAGCCGGTTGAATCACCTCGCGCCCAGCCCTGA
- a CDS encoding type II secretion system F family protein: MPKFNYIAMDARGKETKGTIEVGSQNEAVGRLKEMGFFPTKVVPAAEAKADKGGGKAAGPAKKKGGGMRIPGFGGKVKPKILCTFTRQLATLVDAGLPLLRGMRVLEKQERNPVLKRIIGDLATAIEGGSTFSEGLAQHPKVFNRLFVNMVKAGELGGVLEVVLNRLAEFMEKAEKIKGKVKAAMFYPAAVMIVATAIMGILMVFVVPKFKAIFADMLEGAKLPDFTEFVLGISDTIANHFLETIIGVVIFFIVLKLLLKTKIGRRLFDKFKLVMPVLGPVISKVAIARFTRTLGTLVSSGVPILQALTIVKETSGNVIIGEAVASVHESVKEGETITAPLEASKVFPPMVISMVDVGEQTGALPEMLMKIADNYEEEVDNAVSAMTSLLEPIMIVFLAVVVGSIVIALFLPLITLIDKLGDSGGGKGDGD, encoded by the coding sequence ATGCCCAAATTCAACTACATCGCGATGGATGCCCGAGGGAAGGAGACCAAGGGCACTATCGAAGTGGGGAGCCAAAACGAGGCCGTTGGGCGCCTCAAGGAAATGGGCTTCTTTCCAACCAAGGTCGTTCCGGCTGCCGAGGCCAAGGCGGATAAGGGCGGCGGCAAAGCCGCCGGGCCAGCCAAGAAGAAGGGCGGGGGCATGCGCATCCCCGGCTTCGGCGGCAAGGTCAAACCCAAGATCCTCTGCACCTTTACACGACAATTGGCGACCCTGGTGGACGCAGGCCTGCCTCTCTTGCGGGGCATGAGGGTGCTCGAAAAGCAGGAACGTAATCCGGTGCTCAAGCGCATCATCGGCGACCTCGCGACAGCGATCGAGGGCGGCAGCACCTTTTCGGAAGGATTGGCCCAGCACCCCAAAGTCTTCAACCGCCTCTTCGTCAACATGGTCAAAGCCGGCGAATTGGGTGGCGTGCTCGAAGTCGTCTTGAACCGATTGGCGGAGTTCATGGAGAAGGCCGAGAAAATCAAAGGCAAGGTCAAAGCCGCCATGTTCTACCCGGCAGCGGTCATGATCGTAGCCACCGCCATCATGGGCATTCTCATGGTGTTCGTGGTGCCGAAGTTCAAAGCCATCTTCGCAGACATGCTCGAAGGCGCCAAGCTGCCGGACTTCACAGAATTCGTCCTCGGCATCAGCGATACGATCGCCAATCACTTCCTCGAAACCATTATTGGCGTCGTCATCTTCTTCATCGTGCTCAAACTCTTGTTAAAGACCAAGATCGGACGCCGGCTCTTCGACAAGTTCAAACTGGTCATGCCCGTCCTCGGACCCGTGATCAGCAAGGTGGCCATCGCCCGGTTTACGCGCACCCTCGGAACGCTCGTCTCAAGCGGCGTGCCCATTCTTCAGGCGCTCACCATCGTCAAGGAAACCTCCGGCAATGTCATCATCGGCGAAGCGGTGGCTTCCGTCCACGAAAGCGTCAAGGAAGGCGAGACCATCACGGCCCCACTGGAAGCCTCCAAGGTCTTCCCCCCCATGGTCATCAGCATGGTGGACGTCGGAGAGCAAACCGGCGCGCTCCCGGAAATGCTGATGAAGATCGCGGACAACTACGAAGAAGAGGTCGATAACGCCGTGTCCGCCATGACGTCCCTGCTCGAGCCCATCATGATCGTGTTCCTCGCCGTCGTGGTCGGCAGCATTGTCATCGCCCTGTTCCTCCCGCTCATCACGCTGATCGACAAGCTCGGCGATTCCGGCGGCGGCAAAGGCGATGGAGACTGA
- the gspE gene encoding type II secretion system protein GspE, with translation MSEITSHPLLALIQSRGLIDDLQLDEVMQEHQRSGKDVGELLQDFGLMDTGTQLQIIAEHLGTEVVEVVHSEITPEVLATVPAETARMYQCLPVALYGDTVRLVLADPLNPSAIDELGFTVKYAIQQAVADPGQIQKAINKFYGQETDSIADILKELGADTDLAMEVQQAKSGAADLAEVANETPIIKFVNLVLMQAVQDRASDIHFEPFEDEFKIRYRVDGALYEMSPPPKHLAMPVTSRIKVMANLDISERRLPQDGRISVPVAGKQIDLRVSTLPTQFGESVVLRVLDRNAVTLELENLGFPKFVYDYVSDTILQPNGIFVVTGPTGCGKTTTLYSCMRRINTIDSKLLTAEDPVEFDIEGIMQVAINEGVGMTFMKALRSFLRQDPDVIMLGEMRDLETSQIAIQASLTGHLVLSTLHTNDAPGAVTRLVDMGVEPFLISSTLMAVLAQRLVRTICKKCKTPYEPTETQLSHLNLSPHDIGDKMFYHGRGCSACNDTGYRGRKGIYELLQVSDAVRNLINERAPTVVIRQKAVELGMITLREDGLRGIFDAETTVEEVLKYT, from the coding sequence ATGTCCGAGATCACCTCCCATCCGCTGCTCGCCCTCATCCAGTCCCGCGGGCTGATCGATGACCTCCAGTTGGATGAGGTGATGCAGGAGCATCAGCGGAGCGGGAAAGATGTCGGCGAATTGCTCCAGGACTTTGGGTTGATGGACACCGGCACCCAGCTCCAAATCATTGCGGAGCACCTCGGCACCGAAGTCGTCGAAGTGGTGCACTCCGAAATCACACCGGAAGTCCTTGCCACCGTGCCGGCGGAAACCGCCCGCATGTATCAGTGCCTCCCCGTCGCGCTCTACGGTGACACGGTGCGGCTGGTCCTGGCCGATCCCCTCAACCCTTCCGCCATCGACGAACTCGGCTTCACCGTCAAGTACGCCATCCAACAGGCCGTGGCTGATCCGGGCCAGATCCAAAAGGCAATCAACAAGTTTTACGGCCAGGAAACCGACAGTATCGCGGACATCCTCAAGGAACTCGGGGCGGACACCGACCTCGCCATGGAGGTCCAGCAAGCCAAGTCCGGGGCCGCCGACCTTGCCGAGGTCGCCAACGAAACGCCGATCATCAAATTCGTGAACTTGGTGCTGATGCAGGCCGTCCAAGACCGTGCGTCGGACATCCACTTCGAACCCTTCGAAGACGAGTTCAAGATTCGTTACCGCGTGGACGGCGCCCTCTACGAGATGTCCCCGCCGCCCAAGCACCTCGCCATGCCGGTCACTTCGCGCATCAAGGTCATGGCCAATCTTGACATCTCGGAGCGTCGGCTTCCTCAAGACGGGCGCATCTCGGTTCCCGTGGCCGGGAAACAGATCGATTTGCGCGTCTCCACGCTTCCGACGCAATTTGGCGAGTCCGTCGTGTTGCGCGTGCTCGACCGCAATGCCGTGACCCTGGAGTTGGAGAACCTCGGTTTTCCCAAATTCGTTTACGATTACGTCAGCGATACCATCCTTCAGCCCAACGGCATTTTCGTCGTCACGGGCCCGACGGGGTGCGGCAAGACCACAACCCTTTATTCGTGCATGCGGCGGATCAATACCATTGATTCAAAGCTGCTCACGGCCGAGGACCCCGTCGAATTCGACATCGAGGGGATCATGCAAGTCGCCATCAACGAAGGCGTCGGCATGACCTTCATGAAAGCGCTGCGCTCGTTTTTGCGCCAAGACCCGGATGTCATCATGCTGGGGGAAATGCGCGACTTGGAAACGTCCCAGATCGCCATCCAGGCCTCACTGACCGGCCACTTGGTGCTCAGCACCTTGCACACCAACGACGCCCCTGGCGCGGTGACCCGCTTGGTCGATATGGGGGTTGAGCCCTTCCTCATTTCTTCAACGCTCATGGCCGTGCTCGCCCAACGGCTCGTCCGCACGATCTGCAAGAAGTGCAAGACCCCCTACGAACCGACCGAAACCCAACTCTCGCACCTGAACCTCTCGCCGCATGACATCGGCGACAAAATGTTCTATCACGGCCGAGGCTGCTCGGCGTGCAACGACACCGGTTACCGGGGCCGCAAAGGCATCTACGAGCTGCTGCAGGTGAGCGACGCGGTCCGGAACCTCATCAATGAGCGCGCTCCCACGGTCGTGATCCGCCAAAAGGCCGTCGAGCTGGGAATGATCACCTTGCGGGAAGACGGTCTGCGTGGTATCTTCGATGCAGAGACCACTGTAGAAGAAGTCCTGAAATACACCTAA
- a CDS encoding type IV pilus twitching motility protein PilT: MSYSMSDLLQLVVSEGAADLHIRVGCPPVIRLHGILHRVDGPKLKPEDTEELMRSITSEEHIQHVRERGGADFGFAFGEMARFRVSIFKEKGNFGMVLRQIPSKLLTFDQIGLPPSVKELLYKPRGLCLVTGPTGSGKTTTLASMINIINEERDDAHIITIEDPIEYYHTHRKGVMTQREIHVDVPNFAEALRRALRQDPDVILVGEMRDLETIDAAITAAETGHLVFGTLHTTGAAKTIDRIVNAFPTNQQEQIRIQLSTVLQAVISQLLVPRSDKPGRVAIFEIMINTPSVAALIRDNKTFRINSDIQTGAKYGMVTLDSFLLEKYQLGMISEEEVITKAQDPTTILAKLQELQVAAAHKS, encoded by the coding sequence ATGTCGTATTCCATGTCCGATCTGTTGCAGCTCGTCGTCTCCGAAGGGGCCGCCGACCTGCATATCCGTGTGGGTTGCCCCCCCGTCATCCGCCTCCACGGCATTCTCCATCGTGTCGATGGCCCCAAGCTGAAGCCCGAGGACACCGAAGAGCTCATGCGGAGCATCACGTCCGAAGAGCACATTCAGCACGTGCGCGAACGCGGCGGAGCGGACTTCGGATTCGCCTTCGGCGAAATGGCGAGATTCCGCGTGAGCATCTTCAAGGAAAAGGGCAATTTCGGGATGGTCTTGCGCCAGATCCCCAGCAAACTCCTGACCTTCGACCAGATCGGGTTGCCGCCCTCCGTCAAGGAACTCCTCTACAAGCCGCGCGGTCTGTGCCTGGTCACCGGTCCGACCGGTTCCGGCAAAACCACCACGCTGGCGTCGATGATCAACATCATCAACGAGGAACGCGACGACGCCCACATCATCACCATCGAGGACCCCATCGAGTATTATCACACCCACCGCAAAGGGGTCATGACCCAGCGAGAAATCCACGTGGATGTGCCCAATTTCGCCGAAGCCTTGCGCCGCGCCCTCCGTCAGGATCCCGACGTCATTCTCGTCGGCGAAATGCGCGACCTCGAAACCATTGATGCCGCCATCACCGCGGCGGAAACCGGCCACTTGGTGTTCGGAACTTTGCACACAACCGGTGCCGCCAAAACCATCGACCGTATCGTCAACGCCTTCCCCACCAACCAGCAGGAGCAAATCCGCATCCAGCTCTCCACCGTGCTGCAAGCCGTCATCTCGCAGCTCCTCGTGCCCCGATCGGACAAGCCGGGGCGCGTCGCCATTTTCGAAATCATGATCAACACCCCCTCCGTGGCCGCTCTCATCCGCGACAACAAAACCTTCCGCATCAATTCCGACATCCAAACCGGCGCCAAATACGGCATGGTCACGCTCGACAGCTTTCTCCTCGAGAAATACCAGCTTGGCATGATCTCCGAGGAGGAAGTCATAACCAAAGCCCAGGATCCCACCACGATCCTCGCCAAACTCCAGGAATTACAGGTCGCCGCGGCCCACAAATCCTAA